The nucleotide sequence caacctctcatctttattgataagcccagagaggttgaagagggcgaaacacatttctaagaactggtgtttggatctttgattctattcaaaaaaatttttcccaacccgaaatggtggatgtgtgaattgttcgtaaggggatttttccacattctctatttcatctgtttgatttcgtacgagtggtcgtcaaaccattaaccttggatcttttgatcactgagtgtgtttcaaggatctacatctcatgtttttaaacatatattttacttactttaagtaattagggaattaaaacttgagactgtcattgtcggacttgccgtagatttacgcaccttctatgtctaggtctcgaatgttgttttttgattggaatgtgtctaaagatattcaacctctcatctttattgataagcccagagaggttgaagagggcgaaacacatttctaagaactggtgtttggatctttgattctattcaaaaaaatttttcccaacccgaaatggtggatgtgtgaattgttcgtaaggggatttttccacattctctatttcatctgtttgatttatttataaataaatatccattctaaatagttaaaattgtaaaaatgccacaagaaaatagcttcagaacaacattaataataattaaattgtaacgtacacaaaagtttgggggggtttaaagtaacacaacccccataaaatttttaaggggtgtccaaatttcactataattttttattcagaTAATAGTGGCATAaaaatgctacatgtccattttcaataacaaatctctaatagttttcgatatattggaaaaaatcgattttcattttgtaatttcaaagggctgtaactttttttatgtgtacatttgtactaaggtaagttaggttcaatcgaactatttttggtcccagaatatgtgattaactttatgacctgtatttttgttacaccctgtatatagtcactgcgcaagctaaataatgacgtcactggcttgatgaagtttaattcgtacttactaatgaagtaaaaacctcacatgtaggtattatatttaattcgcgtctacctaacttttttatttgcgtacacgttatcgtgtacctagacacagcgaaatataaccatgataaaaactaatgcaaaactatgtgacgtcacgggccgtttgaactactttataccgcagaagactttaaatatgtttttctaagttattacgagtttttgaagcgtgaaattttggaaatctcatttttaaacaaaactgaacattattatctaataaaaaaaatgtgcaagttccctactGGGATTCAATAATGTATCGAATATTAATAATGTATGGAAGATCCCTCGTAGTCTAAATTAGTGACAACTGACAGTGACACAAAACCATGTGGACAGTGGACATTCCATATTTTTCTGTCATCTGTGAATTAATTTTAGGTTAGAATagtaatttttaaagatttgaATTAATcttgtttataaataaattagaaaacATGGATTTGTGGAAAGATATCCTTGGTTCTCCTGTAAAAATAGTGGCTCCCATGGTAGATGCCAGTGAACTGGCATGGAGACTATTAAGCAGACGATATGGAGCTGAACTCTGTTATACACCAATGTTACATAGTGCCATTTTTACCAGAGATCCTAAATATAGGAAAGAAGCCCTGGCTTCTTGCGAGGAAGACAAACCCTTGATTGTTCAGGTAATACAATAAAAATCATTTTGctacattattatttatttttaacaccTTGGGCCTTGCCTGCATTTGACATATTTATAAACTTACGTTAAGTGCGTTTCGAGGCACATATTATGTCCCCTAGTGAACGTTTGTCACAGTGCGTTTCAACACAGTCGACGCAGCCAACCGTTAGTGTAATAATATGAGGTCTATTTCTATTTGTCCCGTAACACATTGGTTAACATAGTCTGTAGTGCATATTTTCTCATTTTAATAGCGATTCTTGTGCTATTTGTATGCTTACAGTGTTTCcctattatttaactttattcgGAATCTAAACCTTTTTGATTTTCCCTCAGTTTGAATTTTTTATGTTAACCTTTTCAGGAAGACTGACCAATATATCTGACAGAAGAAAAATTGCCACATGGACTGCAGACCGATATATCTGATAACCCTAAACCTTTTGAAAACCTCATTATTGATGAGAATATGATtttacagggtttaccctttttaaagtttttatttatttatttatttaaaacacgggataaccccattaacagttaaattacaatacaatacCAGTTAGGTTTCAAAACATGAATTACCTATAGTGtaaaatcaataacaaaagttacatTTAAAAAGTTCACTACATactaaaaacatacaaaatataaTAAGAACAAAATTCAACAATACCATACATATATATCACAAAGTAAGAGATCTTTTGAACCGAGATAAAGTTAAATTGAAAATATCATAGTCAAATTCACTTAATAGCCCCATGCATCTATCCAATGGGTTATGAATGCCATATGTTGTTCTGTGGAAAGGAATGTTGAAAACATTGTGGTAACGTACAGCTTGGTTTGGAACATTAAAGTTAATGTGATTTAACAGGTTTGGACAATCAATAAATCCATGTATGATCTTATATATAAATATAGTACCTGATATATCACGACGGTTCTTAAGTGGGGGTAAAGATAATTGTTGTTCAATATAGGAATAATCATGATTTCTAATGGTAGTGTGAACATGGTAAgcacaatatctcaaaaatttatgCTGGACTCTTTCCAATGTATCAATATTATTCTGAAAATAGGGTAACCAAACAATTGAGCAGTATTCTAAAATAGATCTAACTAGCCAACAATACACTAACCTTGTTGAATTAATGGAGAAGTACTTGCAATTCCTGGTAACAAAACCAAGAAGTTTAGATGCCTTTATTGAAATAGTGTTTATGTGGTCACAGAAAGTAAGCTTCTCATCGAAAATAACACCCAAATCCCGAATAGAAGAAACATAATTCAAAGGCATATTGTTAATAGAACTTGTTTCGATTCTATTGACTTTACGAGAAAAacttataaaacaacatttttttatattcaagtGAAGTTTGTTCTGATTGCACCAATTTTGTAATCTGTCTAAGTCATCTTGCAACAGAGCTTGGTCTTTTAGGCTATCTATAACTTTCCAAAATTTCAAGTCATCTGCCAACATTAGACATTTGCTATTTAGGAAACAGGAAGTGATGTTGttaacaaagatattaaaaagaAGTGGAGAAATGTGGCCACCTTGAGGAACTCCAGATGTTACTGAAATACTGTCAGACAGATGACAACCTATCTTGACTCTTTGGCTTCTACCATatgtagagtttttaatacattCAACAAACGTGTCATGAAAGCCTACATTAATTAATTTGTCCAATAGTATTTGATGatcaacacgatcaaatgccttggAAAAATCTGTGTATATAGAATCTACCTGTTTACGGTTTTCCATTTGAGATAATATATCGGATTGATAACAAACCAAGTTGGTTGCAGTGGATCTTTTGCTATAAAATCCATGTTGAGATTGAGATATTAAGCCTTTACAGAACCAAGAAAGTTGCTTTCCTATAAGACAGTCGAAGAGCTTAGGGATTGCAGATTGTATACATATACTACGATAATTTTCAATGTTGACTTTCTGaccatttttaaatataggaACAATATAACTTTCTTTCCATGAAGAAGGAAACATAGAGGTTTCCAGAGATCTGTTAAACAACATAACAAGCGGCATTACAAGGGTACAGACACACTTTCTTAATAAATAATTAGGCACTCCATCTGGGCCAGCAGTAAGCTTATTGGGCAGTTCACATATGCCATTAAAAATATCGGTCGTGGTAATTTTCGAAGGACAAATATTAGTACTAACATTGTTGTTTAATGGATGGATAGGTACGTAAAGGTTATTGCTATTAGGTGAATACACAGTTTGGAAGAAGGTCATAAATAAATTACCTATTTCTTGACCATTTGTTGCTGAATGGGCTTGATAAAATAATGAGTTAGGTAAGCTGTGACTAGATCGCTTATCATTTATATACTTCCAAAATGATTTTAGATCATTTTTTATGCCAGCATCTATCCCTTTGATATAGTTGTTGAAACAAATTTCAGACAGTTGTTTACATTCAGCTCTTAGGTGGGAAAATCTAATATAGTCAGCATCAGAacgattattaacataattatagTGAGCATGTTTTTTCTCCAGAGTCAGTCTTCTAAGATCAGCAGAGAACCACTTGGGAAAAGTTGAAGTTCTATATTTCTTTAATGGCACAAAGTAAGAAATACCTATTGAAAGAGCttcataaaataattttgtagcaATATCAATATCATCAACTATACATACCTGCCAGTCTATGGAAGCAAGGAAGTTGTTAAGCCCTATGTAATCATCATTCCGAAAATCATAAAACAACTCATTATAAATCAACTTATTTCTATTTGTTTCTTTCACATCTAGCATTAAGCAACATTCATAACCCACATGGTGGATGCTAGGACCCAAAAGGGGATCGCTTGTTCTTAAGATACTTAACTCcctaatattagaaaaaaaactAAATCTAAATAAACACCACGATTATTGGGAATATTGTTACgctgaaacaattttaaaaaaccaaaggCTTGAGCAATATCCACAGCTGGATCACCTGCAGGACAATGCACCATCAAACCAAACTCATCATTCTCCCATGATGCATTGGGAAGATTGtaatcaccaaaaatatagaaattcTGTGCTGAGTATTGCTGAACAACATTTTCCACAGTTTGACAATGCCAGTTGTATACTTCGCGAGGTGACTATGGAGGTATATTATAGACACCACCAACCACAAACTTGACTTCATTAAGTTGACATAAGGTGTATATTTGCTCAACCAGATCTTCACGAATACTAATGGCTTGTGATTTTAGCTTATTGTTAACAAACACTAGTATACCACCGCCACTCAACTTTGCACTGGTTCTCTGGGATCTATCCTATAATACATGCCTATAATTTTCATCCTATGTCTATTCAATTGATTGAGTCTTATCTATCAGATAGATTTCAATATGTGTTTTTTAACCAGCTTAAATCTGATAAAAAACCTTTGATGTATGGAGTGCCTCAAGGGTCAGTTCTAGGTCCAATATTATTTctcatttatataaatgacttgggaTTTTCACAAGAGGGCCCGGTAAGCACAGtcctatttgctgatgatactacaTGCTATCAAAGTTACCACCCTTCCCAAATCAGtgatattgatcttgagaccacagagAGCAATTTGTTCCAATGGTTTTTGGCAAATCGTCTCTctctcaataactcaaaatcacaaacagtgaacttTACCCTAAGACATAACACCATTACACATCCCATTTTAACAGATTGTTCACAGGAAGCTAAATTTCTTGGTGTTTATCTTGATCAGGGACTCACTTGGGAACGGCACATACTGAAACTTTCCCAAAAGCTCTCAAGCCAACTCTTTTTATTTAGAAACCTATCTAAGGTTACCTCCCTTCAAACCCTTCTTACATCATATCACAGCAACTTTCACTCACGACTAACTTACGCAATCCTTTCCTGGGGACACTCTTGCCATATAGATAAGGTGTTTGGTCAGCAGAGAAAGTGTATTCGCATAATCACAGGTCAGGGTTATCGGGACGATTGTAGGCAGTCTTTCAGAAACCTGAGGATTCTCACACTACCTTCTGTGTACATTATGCAGTGCCTGTTGTATGTTCATCAAAATGTAGATCTGTATAAAACACAACAGCATACTTATCAGACTAGAAATCATGATGCCCTTGTACCAGACTTCAGTCGACTTGAGAGGACCAGAAATGGAACCAGATACCTAGCATTGAAATTTTATAACTGTATACCAATATCTATTAAAAGtcttgattttaaccaatttaagagacaaattaaaaattatcttctgatgggtgctttctactcatttgaggagtacttcagatctaaattttgttttgtcctgtaatttaattagtgtttagtttttaaattttagtaataggttttttttttactgaagtactgtcaacttttaatgtaattttagacaattttaattattgctgacctgtaaaagtacatttgtacattattaccaataaatactctactctactctactctatcaCATCTGTAAATACTAAAACCATCACATCCAATTTCACAATCAGCTATGTTATCATTTAAGTTACTCTCCACtaaaataattatattgtatGAGCAACAGGAAATACTTTTCAGGACCTCAGAAATCTTTGTACGAATGCCtccaacattttgataaaaaactgTTAATGGGAAGGATACTAGTTTTTTTGTTGTTTAACCTCACAAACTGTAGGTACACCACTGCGGTATCTAATGCATAGATTTTCACTGCCAgcaaattttatttcatttagtTCCTTTTTAGCTGCCTTGTATGCTTCCAGTTCCATCTTTGTTTGATCCTTAGAGATTCTACAAACAGTATTTCGAAGTTTATTACCAGCCTTAAGAGCCAGTTTCACTGTGTTAGCACTACATATAACTTTGACTGGTCTAGCTTTGTTGGAATTGGACACTTTACCAACTCGGACAACATGTGATATGGCGGACTCCTCCTGCTGTAAGCCAAGTAAACGAAAAATCTCACTCACCTGAGATTTGTCTTAGCTAATGCGATCAGCTAATACATTAGAATTATGTTCAGGAATTTTATAAACCATGAGATTTTGAGCTTTATCTATACTTACGTTGTTGGACTTCGTACAAAACAGAATTAGCAGTGGTCTGTGAATTGCTATTTTCCATTGATGTGATTTTTTCTTTAAGATTGGTAATTTCTTCCTCCAGCTTGGCAAATCTTCGCACAAACATAGGCACACTCTTAAATGCATCAGGACAGGTAGTGCAAAAGTACATAAGCAGACGTTTCTGCAAAATGATTGCCCGTATCTCGGATGTGGACAAGCCAGAACATTCTTCTGCGAGGTGTATTTTTGAACGGCAACTGTCGCAAGCTATTATTTTCTTTTCATCAGTACCGAGATCTTGGGAACAAGCACTACAATTATTAGCCATGATAATGGATAACCTCAAACttaaatcttcaaatattttagcAATCCTGGGATTTTTGcggtgtattatttatggaataTAAAAAGCACCAACTGAATTAACTAGCAGACACAATATTATGTTTAATATGCTTtccaaacttaaaaaattataggAAAAATAAGGCAGcaaattttatttgttttgattAATCTAACCTAACACCTATCAACAATGATTTTAATATGATTTTGTTTAACACTTAACACATTGCGTGCGGATGTCTAATCCTAAGACTTAAACTCTGAACGGACAAAAATAACACATTAaaagtgtatatgttacagttcaagttgattatccagttggagttgactccaactagttggagtcaactctaacggctggtttcagtaaaagttgattataaatataaaatgaaaatttatattcaacatttactagtaaaagtagactccaactaggaaaagtatactcttcccaatgccatttagtaaaagttgattctgattcacacaaacagccgattctagaaattaaatgttactgaatatgttcaaattagtctaggctgtatcgtcgcccccgttaggtaaattattccagttcgatttttttgcacaaacttactcaaaaagaggtccttataacgaatccacagggtgtcagatggtactgtggtcgaaaaattgtttaaacaatttttttaaacaaactcacaaaaaaaagaatgtgtgtactatgtacgcacgtaagaagatattcttctattatataataggtaatttaaacgaagtaaatatacttaaaaggttatttgtattttatttaaaaatcaaactaactttcttatctaccactttcaaaaatttttattaaaacaaccaaaaataaaaaaaaaatatgaatcgccccgggaattgaacccgcaaccttccaatctcagtgctaacgcatttctaactactccatcgaggcactagaaatgaacatgtaagtttcggatataattacacaacacggcgacatatagtgtaaaaatgttatgcttacataatattttattaatccaaaaacacaagaattataataaataatacatttcctaaaaccactaatatattcttttaatgacttatttgcacggttacagatacatacatacctatcttgaaagattagcaatgaactacatactgtcagtgtgcgcaggcgcgcggtaaatgtacaattttaccctcaatcgattcgccgctaaagaagaatatcttcaaaaaattcatttacgacaattttctttacatcatttgggtgtcattcggagcaaaagaggtcttttgtgatttttctctaaaatttattgttctcgagttatactcgatttaaaatttgcaaaatacgaaaatgaccattttcaaggcttaataacttaaTTAACAAATAatcttttcattttgataaacctgtcgggctacctctattctcgctcttgacttcttgtttataatcaagttgattgttgaaccagcaaccaagatatttgtactggcttacgtattcaagctgttggtgtttcacatatttattggaagaggtaaatttttgttccttgatattcttataactttggttttcgcagtattgttcttcatccccattttttcacaactctcagtaaccctatccaacagtatctgcagactatggtccgaatcagtcattaatactgtgtcatctgcatagcggatgttatttactctctgaccgtttatcctgattccttctgaagggtgcgataaagagttcgcaaatattacctcagagtagacgttaaaagtatgggtgatagcacacaaccctgtctaacacctcgttgtatttcaattggccttgacgtattaccattggtctttatgattgctgtctgattccaataaatagcctctataattttagaatctcttttgtcgactccgatgtcgttcaatctttctatcgaggtcttgtgcttcaccctaccgaaagctttctcaaaatctatgaaacagataaaaaggtctgcttgctgatctttgtatctttgtgccagagtttgaagacagaatattgcttctcgtgtccccatacctttcctgaagccaaattgttcttgaccggtgacctcatcacattttctataatatattctgttctgtatgatacgcaagaaaagctttagaatgttatttcatagacttataaggcggaagtcctgacataatttggcgttcttctttttaggcagtggtatgaagactgatccaagccatattttagggatagtccctgtattgtaaagattattaaatagtccaagaagaaggtctaagttttcctcgttgattaatttcaatagctcagctggtatttcatcttttcctacagatttgttgttttttagttgacgtagagcatattccagttcggacttcagtattggaagaccttcgtcgttttcggtatttaatgtaggaggttctctgatgtcatagaagagttcctttatatagtcttcccacatgtttatttgttcttcagggcttgaaatcagtttgccttctgcgttgattagattatttggtccttgtAAGTATGTTGTGCCTGtgaattccttgagtttcttatacagatggaagtcatcatgttttttatataagttttcgatttcttcacattgttcggttatccatttttcttttgcaatttttattttttgtttaatggttctatttaatgctttgtacattgctttgtgatgtttgcattttcttctttcatccattaaatccaatatttcctctgtcatccatctttgcttccgtggtcgctgttttgtgagtatttcagttgccgttgcaagggcgtatctgatttcctcccgaaggcgaaagttaaggatgtttaattatatgaaagtgtgctaaaaacactgcgaaaaagtaaaacccatttaaaatacattgttacttcagacacactttaaactcttcatgtactgctatctatatttacaatttttacacaataaatcctttacatcagcggttctcaatctttttgagtcatgtaccatctaaagtttcttttattatatttctatatttttagattgtataatcaagacttactatgtactactattttaagtttttgtgtgttttgtgtaccagcgcaaataatgatatgtaccaccagtggtacatgtaccacagattgagaaccgctgctttacataatatgagataaagtagataaaaattatttttgtgaatttggttaacaaaaattggttaaacaatttttcgaccgcggtaccgcgtgacaccctgtgtatttgttataaggattgttatacggatgtatttctttgagtaagtttgtgcaaaaaatcgaatcagaataatttacctaacgggggcgacgttacagactatactaataagtagttgaaacggtcaaaacaaagaaacgcacactcatcaaaaatgcacttgagattctcgtataatcaacatttactgaatcgatccaggaagagtcaactccaactagtaaaagttgatttaaatttttaaaatcaacttttactgctcgtttcagttggagttgactccaactagttggagtcaactctaactgagaatcaacttgaactgtaacatatgttATCAATGGCATAGATGCGCGCCATCAGCACATTGGTAAAGGCATCATGTTGCTCACATGTATGCCATCCGCACGGAATGTGTTTAGGAAAGAATTCTTTTTAAATACATAGTACAGAAAACCAAATGTCTCCGTTTTGGTATAAAACTGTGTGTTATATGTGACTGCGAAACTAGTTTTGTTCTggattttaatatttatattggAAAGAATACATATTCTCCCAAAAAAACTATCAAAGGCTACTAGAAATATTGTGGTTCAGGTTATGAAACCATTGATGAACAAAGGTCCCTCACTGTTTACAGATAATTTTTATAGCAGTCCAATCTTCTCACATTTTTTGTATGAACATAAAATGAATTCTCGTGGGACTATTAGACCTAACAGACTTTGTACGCCTTCTAtgcaagaaaaattacaaaaagatgAAGCAGATTGAAAAATTCTGACATTTTCTTGGTGTTAAACAAAAAGACAGAAGAGATATATTTACTGAATTAATACACATTTATTAACCTATTGACTGCCAGCAACACAGCTCTCGCGTTTTGACAAACTTTGTTTATGTGCCGGCAACTCAACTCTCGCGTTCCTCATATGATTCATCTTATGAGTCTAATATTTCGCTGGCATATGGAGAATAACCTTTTATTGTGGGTGGCAGTGGAAAGGTTAAGCAAGCCCTTAATTTTTTTAGTCTGATAATGATGTGATGTGATGACCATCCATAAGGCATGTTAAAACTAGCGACTGTGTGGTACTGCAAGGAAAAATAGGTACTGTCCTGAAAGGGTTAACGGAAATATTGAAGCTCAAGCAACACAGCAACGATTCCGgtcttatttttattaaataatttacgTATATCTTTTTTAGTTTTGTGGCAATGATCCAGACATTATGTTGGAAGCTGCTCTTCTGGCTCAAGACTACTGTTCTGCTATAGACATTAATCTAGGTTGTCCTCAGGCTATAGCCAAAAGAGGACACTATGGGGCTTTTCTCCAAGATGAATGGCCTTTATTAGAAAATATTGGTAAGTACCGTTTAATTatagtcaaacccgcttattagaatatcggttataggaatatctcGGTTTAAGGAATAGACATTTAAggcccgaaacgtttctactagccaccaataatcggttattagaatatcccggttagaGGAATAattttgattggcacgaaggctattccaataagtgGGTTCGAGTGTATTACAATTATTCTTAAAAAAAGACATGTTTCTTTAGACAATTATTAATGATTTACAAAAGACTTATCTGCAATTTTCGTTTGTAGTAAGTACCTTAAGCAAGAACTTGAAAGTACCTGTTACTTGTAAAATAAGGAGGTTTGAAACTAAGGAAAAAACAGTGCAATATGCGAAAATGTTAGAATCAGCAGGATGTAAAATGTTGACAGTTCATGGAAGAACAAGGGAGCAAAAAGGGCCACTTACAGGAATAGCTGACTGGAGTTTTGTTAAGGCAGTAAGGTAAGCTACATTCatttaataaatgaaaacaaaTACATCTTACGGAAAATGTAATGTGactcaaatataataaaatttacatgattGGATTCGtcttaaaattaaaatcatttcatATTATTGCTCCAACTCTGAATTTCGATTAATAACTAcgtaaattgtaattaaagtttatggAAATCACACTTTTGAAGTTCATAAAACCGTCCTTGTCATAAATACTATTAGTCTTGTCACTATTGAATACAGCTTAACCTAGCAATAAGCTTACCCTTATTTTGCGGAGTGTCACAGTGCATTGTCATTTATTATCTATAGGATAAGAGACCTTAATACCTGCAAAAAGTTTTATGAACTGCCCATTCACAAAATCTCTTTTCTCACTCTAACTTATGTACATACTTACCCATTTtatgttagatttatttatatcaatttgtgccggtattaatcaaaattcagaaTCGGCACATTtatatgaaatgattgtaaattagtgacgaatctattcatgtaaattttaatCTATTTGAGTTTAATAAGATGTTTGAAGTGTTCTTTCATAATATAATACttacataaaattaaaattttgaataaatcttattaaatttttaatattagagaAGCAGTTTCAATACCAGTCATCTCTAATGGTAATATCCAATGTATCCAAGATGTAGAAAAATGTTTAGAAGAAACTGGAGCAGTTGGTGTGATGACAGCAGAGGGCAATCTATATAATCCTGCTTTATTTATGGGACAAAATCCTCCAGCATGGGTACCTGCTGAAGAGTATCTAGATCTTGCTGAAAAATATCCTTGTCCCCTGTCTTACATTAGGGGACACTTGTTTAAATTGTTTCAACACATGTAAGTATTAACATATTATTGATActaagttttcttcttcttcctgactggctttacaacttgCGGTGAGTTTTCAAGCTTCCATTTttcattgttgtaccccaatcctagataaatcggcttcaacatcatccttccatctttttctgagACAGCCTGCTGATCTTCTACCATCTGGTCTCTCAAAAAATACTGTCTGTAACACTCTGCCTttctctgatcttaccacataaCCTGTCCATTCCATCTtatccggttagcttttatatgtctgaagATATTTTGAGTACAATGTCAATTAAATACTGTCAGTTCATCTCTTTGAGGGCGAAATATCTATGCCGGTGGTGGTGTGTTgatggaattaattaaaaataagtgtaacaacgaacagtaatatattgtATTGGGTAAACAAGCGTGGTGTTTTGTTTATATCTCGAAAGGGTATTGTTAGCGAGAGCGAGGG is from Diabrotica virgifera virgifera chromosome 9, PGI_DIABVI_V3a and encodes:
- the LOC114325618 gene encoding tRNA-dihydrouridine(16/17) synthase [NAD(P)(+)]-like isoform X1, which translates into the protein MCPRTLPAVLLDGLSSLTILFLVPAPDKEGVSLQQENMDLWKDILGSPVKIVAPMVDASELAWRLLSRRYGAELCYTPMLHSAIFTRDPKYRKEALASCEEDKPLIVQFCGNDPDIMLEAALLAQDYCSAIDINLGCPQAIAKRGHYGAFLQDEWPLLENIVSTLSKNLKVPVTCKIRRFETKEKTVQYAKMLESAGCKMLTVHGRTREQKGPLTGIADWSFVKAVREAVSIPVISNGNIQCIQDVEKCLEETGAVGVMTAEGNLYNPALFMGQNPPAWVPAEEYLDLAEKYPCPLSYIRGHLFKLFQHILSLPSNNNLRIRLGSANTMKQFKEIVNEIKGMYEPYHNGLKVWEETTERDTQNILLPPWLCQSYVREDPENHIKKVEEKKMEEKPENKRQYEDSEGRTISRKKMKRLRRISRRPEKPENLADRPSEKCSVCVNPLGSKCSYRLCKKCCRDKCYVEDLDCKGHRILVKTRRELAKMYASQEKKDIQPTSVGVS
- the LOC114325618 gene encoding tRNA-dihydrouridine(16/17) synthase [NAD(P)(+)]-like isoform X2; its protein translation is MCPRTLPAVLLDGLSSLTILFLVPAPDKEGVSLQQENMDLWKDILGSPVKIVAPMVDASELAWRLLSRRYGAELCYTPMLHSAIFTRDPKYRKEALASCEEDKPLIVQFCGNDPDIMLEAALLAQDYCSAIDINLGCPQAIAKRGHYGAFLQDEWPLLENIVSTLSKNLKVPVTCKIRRFETKEKTVQYAKMLESAGCKMLTVHGRTREQKGPLTGIADWSFVKAVREAVSIPVISNGNIQCIQDVEKCLEETGAVGVMTAEGNLYNPALFMGQNPPAWVPAEEYLDLAEKYPCPLSYIRGHLFKLFQHILSLPSNNNLRIRLGSANTMKQFKEIVNEIKGMYEPYHNGLKVWEETTERDTQNILLPPWLCQSYVREDPENHIKKVEEKKMEEPENKRQYEDSEGRTISRKKMKRLRRISRRPEKPENLADRPSEKCSVCVNPLGSKCSYRLCKKCCRDKCYVEDLDCKGHRILVKTRRELAKMYASQEKKDIQPTSVGVS